The Cytobacillus firmus genome segment TCCATTAGCTCCCCTGCTCTCACATTTATTCTGAATAATGTAAATTATATAATATTTAAAAGATTTTCAAAATAGCTATTTTGATAGACTCGTGAATAAGGTACACTATATTTAGTTTCACGAAATGTTCAGAAAGAAGGAGACTTACACTATGAGTGCTATCGCTGCTACAATCAAGCCAAACTCTGATCCGCAGCAGAAAACAGCCTATCGGATATTATTCATCATCGGCCTTTGCCATCTATTGAATGATTCCATCCAATCCGTTATCCCAGCTATGTTTCCGATTTTGGAAAAGTCTATGGGGCTTACCTACTCACAGCTGGGAATGATTGCTTTTTCGTTAAATATGGTTTCTTCCATCATGCAGCCTGTCATTGGGATGGCCACTGATAAAAAACCGTTCCCTTTTGCCTTGCCAATCGGCCTCACCTCCACTTTATTTGGTGTATTAGGCCTGGCTTTTGCTCCAGATTATAAATGGATCATTCTTTCAGTTCTATTCATTGGTTTGGGTTCGGCTGTGTTCCATCCTGAAGGTTCAAGGGTAGCATATATGGCAGCAGGCCAGCGCAGGGGCCTTGCTCAATCGATTTATCAAGTTGGCGGTAACACCGGACAGGCACTTGCTCCCATCATTACAGCCCTCATTCTTGTTCCACTCGGCCAAATAGGGGCTGCCTGGTTTACCGCAGTTGCGGCAATTGCAGTTGGCCTGCTGATTTATATTGCATTCTGGTATACAGGACGTCTTCAGCAGGAACTGACCGCCACTAAACCGAGGAAAGATTCAGGTGCTCGCCAAAACAAAAGAATTTCCAGAAAGGTATGGGGAGCCCTCCTCCTGGTTCTTTTTTTGATTTTTGCCCGTTCATGGTATATCTCAGGGATGACAAATTTCTATGCTTTTTATGCCATTGAGAAATATTCTTTCTCTATAAGTCAGGCACAGCTCTTCTTATTTGCATTTTTAGTATCAGGTGCGCTGGGTACGTTTTTTGGTGGACCGCTCGCAGATCGGTTTGGAAAGAAACAGATTATTTTTCTATCAATGATCCTCACTGTTCCCCTTTCCCTCCTGATTCCTTTCGTTCCTTCCGCTATTGCATTTATCATGCTTGTGGCGGGTGGATTTATACTCATGTCAAGCTTTTCTGTGACCGTTGTATACGCACAGGAACTCGTTCCCGGGAAAATCGGCACAATGGCCGGACTTACAGTAGGGCTGGCATTTGGCATGGGGGCAATAGGCTCCGTTGCTTTGGGCTATCTGGCCGACACTCTTGGACTGGCCAATATGATAATATTTACAGGGTTTCTTCCCGTTTTGGGGTTGCTGACTTTATTGCTTCCCCCGGATGAAAGGGTTTCTGAATGGCATAACTAAGAAAAGCGTAAGCGCCTTGCCCACCCCCGACAAGCACAAGACGAGCCTCCCGGAAAGGCGTTCTATGCCTTTTTGGGGGGCTTGCCCGAAAGGTGGAGGCGACTGCCCAGGGACGACAGGCATAAGACGGTTCCTGTAAGAAGGCGTTTTTCCTTCTGAAAGGAAACGGCTTAAGACCCCGAGTCCCTAGGAGCCGCAACTAGACAAGCTTGTGACCTCGAGGGGGTAGGCGCTGAAGCTAGACATAAAAAAAGAGGAGGTGCTCCCTCCTCTTTAAATTTGCTGAATTTTAATATATAGCTCTTCTTTCTCGTCTTCAGTAAGAAGATTTTCTGCCATTGGAAATAGGACGTTTTCTTCTTTAGAAAAGTGCTGTGTCAGAGTATAGTATGCCTTTTTAATCAGCCCGGAGTGTTCGGCCATTTCTGTTTCAGTTAAGTGATCTGCTCTTTCCGCAGCTCTTAAGAAGGCTTTAATACAGCTTTTAGCCTGATCATGCTCATACTCCATAACAGCGATAGGGCCTGTTCCTTTACCCAGGTATTGTTCCATCATCCGGAAAAGCACACCTTCCTCCCTTTCTGAATGCGGATCAAGCTTACTGCAGAAATTCTGTACATGTTCAGTCAACTCTTCAAAAAGAGCTCTGTCCGGAGATTCCTCCATTTTAATAGTGATCTGAAGAAGCTCTTCAAGCATTGCCAAAAGAGGAGGGTGCTCCTCTTTCAGCTGTTTCAGTCCTTTGCTAAGGTTGATTGGGCCATTTCCCATCATGGAGCTCATACAGCCTTCCATCCTTAAACCCCTCCTATCTAATATAGGTTCAGTATAAAAAATGGCAGTCAGGATTGTTGTGATGCCCATCACTTTGTGCATTCCTGAAAAATTTTCTAAAAATTTAAATAATTTTGTGCAATCTTCTCGTTTTTTGCCATATAATAAAGGTAAGTTATCTTTATATCGGCGCAGCTGAACCCTGTAAAATGTTAGGAGGGATTAAAAATGCATATGCCAAACTTTTATGATTTTTATCAAAAATGCCTTATTCCAGCCAATTCAGCTGACTCATTCCTTTCCACTGGGCAAACCCATTGGCTAATCGCTCTGGAAGGTCAGCTTAAAGAACAGGAAAAAGAGTTTTATTGCTGGAAAGTAACCATTTATCCATCAGATTCTGAAGGAAGCTTTTCATGGAATGAAGTACTATATTCTTCATCCCTTCATGAATGCATCCATAAAGCTTTTGAACATGCCAGAGAAATTGAAGCAAGTGTCAAAGACTCTCAGTTCAGTTTTTAAATAGAGAAGAAAAAATCAGCTAGCCTCAAAAAATCACTTCTCCTTTGCTCCATCTTTTTTTACCCTCGCATGTGAAATAACATACATATAGGTAAATTCTACTTCTAATTAAAACCCAACAAAAATTTAATACAATAAAAAAAAGAGCCTAGACAAACTAAGCTCTCCAGATTATAGGGGGTCAACTAAAATAGTTCGACCAGATTCAGTTTAACAAATTCTGCCTGAAAAATTAAGTTACTAAAGCACTATTACTCAAAAGCATTAACGCGTCAGTTTAAAAAATCATTTTAGAATTCATAATTTATATATACCTTGTTAATAGTTTTTTAATATTTCAAATTTATAATGGACATGTACCGAAAGACAAAGCCTTTTTCATCCCCCCTTTTCAAAACCGGCCAATTTGATGGCCGGTTTTTTTGTGATCCTAAAGGCTGATTTAGGCAAGCCTGAATACTATTCCATGGCCGCCTTTCGGATATTCCCATTTAATATTCTGATACGGGCATCCTATTCTGCAGCTGCCGCACTCATGACATCCTTCGTAACCGACCTGCATTCTTAACCCTTCCCACTTGTAGACCTCAGCCGGGCAAAAAATGGTGCATATTTTATCGGGGCACTTTGTCATACAGATATCATGATCCAATACGGTAAGATGTGATTTTGTATCTGCCTTGAAACGAACTAAATATTGCTTTTCTTCGATCGTTTTCGTTGACATTATTTCACCGCCTTCCATGCCCTGTACATATCTTGAAGCACACGAATTGTACCGCGTTCACTGGTGAAGCTCTTCATAATTTCTTTTTGCTTTTCTTTCTTCGGAGTTCCATCAACTGTAAAGAATTTGTTCGCTGCCCTGTTCAGCATCGGAACATATTCTTTAAAATACTGCGGGTAGTGCTCAAACGTGTGAGCTGCATCTTTATATTTTTCCAGGTCCTTAATAATAAAGCTTTGATAGAGCTTTTCCCTGTACTGGTTCAAGCTCGTTTCGCCAAAATCACCCCGTTCTTTGGCAGCAATTATTGTTTCTGCAGCCATCGTTCCGGAAGCCATAGCCATATTGGAGCCTTCGCGGTGAATGGCATTAACAAGCTGTGCCGCATCACCTGCAAGGAGAACACCATTACCGGCCACTTTCGGCACCGAATGGTAGCCGCCTTCAGGAATCAAATGGGCCAGATATTCAGCGGACTCTCCCCCTTCTATTAAAGGTCTTACCATAGGGTGTGTTTTTAAATAATCCAGCAGGTCATAAGGTTTAAGCTTTGCCTTGATCATGCTTGAGAGCGTCGTTCCTACACCAATATTGATACTATCTTTATTAGTGTAAATGAAAGCTGTACCGAGATTGCCTTTCGTTGAGTCCCCGAAAATTTCAATCGTACATCCCTGGTTGTCTTCCAGGTTGAAGCGGTCATTAATTTTGTCTTTAGAAAGATTAATGACTTCCATTACTGTCAGGGCCACTTCATCAGGACGGAATTCTTTATGGTAGCCAAGCTGCTTTGCCAGCAGTGAATTCACACCATCTGCCAAAACCACTACATCTGCATATATATCTCCATCCGGACGGTCTGTTCTTACCCCAACCACTTTTCCATTCTCAGTCAGACACTCAAGTACGACCGTCTCATTTATTAATAGAACGCCCTGCTCAACCCCTTTCTTTGCAAACCATTGATCAAAAGGTGCGCGGAGCACTGTGAAATTATTATATGGCTCCTTCCCCCACTCAAGACCTTTATAGCCAAAACTCACTGCCGATTCTTTATCCATCATCCAGAATCTCTGCTCTATGACTGGCCGCTCAAGTGGTGCCTCTTTCCAAAACTCCGGAATAATTTCCTCCATTTGCTTACGGTATAACACACCGCCCATTACATTTTTGCTGCCCGGATATTCTCCTCTTTCAATTTGCAGGACTTTCAGGCCGTTTTTAGCGCAGGTGTAAGCACAGGAAGTTCCTGCAGGACCAGCACCGACCACAATGACATCAAACTTTTCAGACATAGCTCATTTCACCCCCTCTTTCTCTTGCTTCCTTGAATTCTTTAATCAGCTTCGGAACAATTTCAAGTGCATCACCCACGATACCGTATGTTGCTACATCGAATATGGGGGCTTGTGGATCCTTGTTAATCGCAATAATAAACTCCGAATTCTTCATGCCTACAACATGCTGAATCGCCCCTGAAATCCCAATAGCAAAATAGATCTTTGGTGTAATGGTTTCTCCTGTCTGCCCTACCTGCTGTTCATGGGGCAGCCATCCGGCCTCCACTACATCCCTTGTACCCCCTACGGTCGCTCCAATGGTGTCAGCCAGTTCATGGATCAGCTGGAAGTTTTGAAGATCACCCATGCCTTTTCCGCCTGCAACGACAACATGGGCTTCAGCTAAATTCACTTTTTTTGTGACATCCTTCACAATTTTTATCACCTTTGTGCGCATCTCATCTTCTTTTAAGGTAATCGGTTCTTCTATAACCTCACCATGTCTATCAGGATCCGGATCCATTGCCTTCATAACCTTAGGACGGACAGTAGCCATTTGCGGACGGTGTTTTTTGCAAAGGATGGTTGCCATAATATTTCCTCCAAATGCCGGGCGGCTTGCTTCAAGCAGCCTCTTTTCTACTTCGACATCCAGCATGGTAGTATCAGCAGTCAATCCAGTGCTGAGATCTGTGGCAACTGCACTGGCTAAATCTTTACCATTGGAAGTAGCCCCATAGAGAAATATTTCTGGTTTATATTTTTCGGCAAGATTGATAACTGCCTTCATATAAGATTCTGTCCGGTAATCCTTCATAACTTCGTGGTCGATTACATAAACCTGATCAGCTCCATATGCGATGACCTCCCGGCTTAAAGACTTTATTTCATACCCAAGCAGCACACCTGAAAGAGGCACCTCCAGTTTATCTGCAAGCTTCCTGCCTGCACCGAGCAGTTCAAGGGAAACCCCTTCAATTTTCCCATCATTTTGTTCTATGAATACCCATACTCCCCGGTACTCATCCATCATGTAAATCCCCCCTGTTTATTACTGTTATTTACCTGCAAATAGCTCTTTTTTATCATTAAGAAGCTCTATCAGCTGCTGAATCTGTTCGTCTGCATTCCCTTCCAGCCTTTTTCCGCCTTCCGGTTTTGGAGGGGTAAACATTTTACCTACTATTGTAGGTGATCCTTTCAATCCGAGCTGTGTGCGGTCCACTTCTTCAAGATCATTTACAGACCAGATGACCGGCTCATACCTGGCAGCTTTTATCATATTAGGCATAGGGGAATATTCTATGCTGTTAATCTCTTTTTCAACGGTCAGCAAGCAAGGGATTTGAGCTTGAATTAATTCATATCCGTCCGTGATTTTCCTTTTGATCAGAATCGTTTTTTCACTTTCATTAACTTCAGCTACTTCGATCACATTGGTGACAGGCGGAATATCCAGCCGCCTTGCTATACCTGGCCCAACCTGGCCGGTATCTCCATCAATGGCATGCTTTCCGCATATAACCAAATCCACAGGCATATCTTTTGAAATACGTTCTAAAGCTTTAGACAGAGCATAGCTTGTTGCCAATGTGTCGGCACCGGCAAATGCACGGTCGGAAATTAAAAATCCGCGGTCCGCCCCAATTTCGATACTTTTCTTAATAACTGCCACGGCCTGTGGAGGTCCCATGGATAAGACTGATATGGTGCCATTTCCCAGGGCCTTTTTAATTTTCACAGCCTCCTGCACTGCATGAGCATCATAAGGATTCAAAATGGCAGGAGCACTGCGCCGGTCAAGGGTATTGGTTTTGGGATTAATTTTAATGATTTTAGTATCAGGCACTTGCTTGACACACACAACTATGTGCATTTTTTACTTTCCCTCCTCTTAACTTAAAGCTTGTATGAGTATTGAGTACTTTAAGTAATAAAAAAAGCTTTGTATTACGATATATGATTCTCTAAAGAGGCATAGTACTTCTTTAATGAATTAATATGTTTATTACTAGAATTGCGGCAGACAGCAAAAAAAAAGAACCCTTCACGGATCCTTTTTACTCCCTTGTTATATATGCTCAATTTATACAACTGCTTTCTTCCATGATAGAATCATTTGCCTGAATGAAACTCTCATACTTTTCTTTTGTTCCTTCTCCTGTTTAATGAAGCATTGATATTCAAAAATCAATTGATCGAGTTCCTGGCTGCAGCGAACTGTTTCCTGGCTCGCCATTCCGCTTTTCCTGGCCGTTTCTATCATTTTTTCCCTTTTTTGCTGGATTTCAGTCAGCAGCTGTATTCTTTTATTGCGCAACTTTCTTCCTCCTAGTCCTATCCCTTTTATCCGATATAAATGTGTCTACTTGAAGCATTATTACAAGAATTTCTATGAATGTAAATAGATTCGCAATATTAGACAATCTTTTTCCCAATTAATTTTAATCGACAATAATCTTACATCAGACCCCTTGGTCTTCGACAGCTTTTGCTACTTAAAATAACGTAAACCAACAGTATTTGATAAAAAACTTTATGTAAAAAAAATCCATTTATTATAGCAAAAAAATAAAAAACCCCTTCAATTATGAAGAGGTTTGCATAGCAATCTAATTTAATTTCAAAAAAATTAAAATAGATCTAATTTTTGTATTCTTCTTACCGCTTCTTTAAGTCTTTCTTCAGATGTAAG includes the following:
- a CDS encoding electron transfer flavoprotein subunit alpha/FixB family protein, which codes for MMDEYRGVWVFIEQNDGKIEGVSLELLGAGRKLADKLEVPLSGVLLGYEIKSLSREVIAYGADQVYVIDHEVMKDYRTESYMKAVINLAEKYKPEIFLYGATSNGKDLASAVATDLSTGLTADTTMLDVEVEKRLLEASRPAFGGNIMATILCKKHRPQMATVRPKVMKAMDPDPDRHGEVIEEPITLKEDEMRTKVIKIVKDVTKKVNLAEAHVVVAGGKGMGDLQNFQLIHELADTIGATVGGTRDVVEAGWLPHEQQVGQTGETITPKIYFAIGISGAIQHVVGMKNSEFIIAINKDPQAPIFDVATYGIVGDALEIVPKLIKEFKEARERGGEMSYV
- a CDS encoding ferredoxin family protein — encoded protein: MSTKTIEEKQYLVRFKADTKSHLTVLDHDICMTKCPDKICTIFCPAEVYKWEGLRMQVGYEGCHECGSCRIGCPYQNIKWEYPKGGHGIVFRLA
- a CDS encoding aspartyl-phosphate phosphatase Spo0E family protein, with the protein product MRNKRIQLLTEIQQKREKMIETARKSGMASQETVRCSQELDQLIFEYQCFIKQEKEQKKSMRVSFRQMILSWKKAVV
- a CDS encoding MFS transporter, which gives rise to MSAIAATIKPNSDPQQKTAYRILFIIGLCHLLNDSIQSVIPAMFPILEKSMGLTYSQLGMIAFSLNMVSSIMQPVIGMATDKKPFPFALPIGLTSTLFGVLGLAFAPDYKWIILSVLFIGLGSAVFHPEGSRVAYMAAGQRRGLAQSIYQVGGNTGQALAPIITALILVPLGQIGAAWFTAVAAIAVGLLIYIAFWYTGRLQQELTATKPRKDSGARQNKRISRKVWGALLLVLFLIFARSWYISGMTNFYAFYAIEKYSFSISQAQLFLFAFLVSGALGTFFGGPLADRFGKKQIIFLSMILTVPLSLLIPFVPSAIAFIMLVAGGFILMSSFSVTVVYAQELVPGKIGTMAGLTVGLAFGMGAIGSVALGYLADTLGLANMIIFTGFLPVLGLLTLLLPPDERVSEWHN
- a CDS encoding FAD-dependent oxidoreductase, with the translated sequence MSEKFDVIVVGAGPAGTSCAYTCAKNGLKVLQIERGEYPGSKNVMGGVLYRKQMEEIIPEFWKEAPLERPVIEQRFWMMDKESAVSFGYKGLEWGKEPYNNFTVLRAPFDQWFAKKGVEQGVLLINETVVLECLTENGKVVGVRTDRPDGDIYADVVVLADGVNSLLAKQLGYHKEFRPDEVALTVMEVINLSKDKINDRFNLEDNQGCTIEIFGDSTKGNLGTAFIYTNKDSINIGVGTTLSSMIKAKLKPYDLLDYLKTHPMVRPLIEGGESAEYLAHLIPEGGYHSVPKVAGNGVLLAGDAAQLVNAIHREGSNMAMASGTMAAETIIAAKERGDFGETSLNQYREKLYQSFIIKDLEKYKDAAHTFEHYPQYFKEYVPMLNRAANKFFTVDGTPKKEKQKEIMKSFTSERGTIRVLQDMYRAWKAVK
- a CDS encoding electron transfer flavoprotein subunit beta/FixA family protein, producing MHIVVCVKQVPDTKIIKINPKTNTLDRRSAPAILNPYDAHAVQEAVKIKKALGNGTISVLSMGPPQAVAVIKKSIEIGADRGFLISDRAFAGADTLATSYALSKALERISKDMPVDLVICGKHAIDGDTGQVGPGIARRLDIPPVTNVIEVAEVNESEKTILIKRKITDGYELIQAQIPCLLTVEKEINSIEYSPMPNMIKAARYEPVIWSVNDLEEVDRTQLGLKGSPTIVGKMFTPPKPEGGKRLEGNADEQIQQLIELLNDKKELFAGK
- a CDS encoding hemerythrin domain-containing protein, producing the protein MEGCMSSMMGNGPINLSKGLKQLKEEHPPLLAMLEELLQITIKMEESPDRALFEELTEHVQNFCSKLDPHSEREEGVLFRMMEQYLGKGTGPIAVMEYEHDQAKSCIKAFLRAAERADHLTETEMAEHSGLIKKAYYTLTQHFSKEENVLFPMAENLLTEDEKEELYIKIQQI